One region of Camelina sativa cultivar DH55 chromosome 6, Cs, whole genome shotgun sequence genomic DNA includes:
- the LOC104792356 gene encoding mitochondrial substrate carrier family protein C isoform X1 translates to MVSSNDPMETIFNSIQVVVKDALLPIELGVKKAARDIENCWVTKERDLGLALRSSGRNSKKKKRICAATPEFDDIANNVHCVVSEERKKGLSIKIPVKSLFAMFSPNLASRSRGEVGLKKDKSLEKDDDSCTNCFKFAMTWSLLVSGFVHAFPIPFKIGKKRIHKLGDDDENSLLHSRKHCLKSKASTFATRKAEKEGNPFSIECAMCFVVEMMTQNLQKLDQFLQDSSENESCCSKEATTRNDSPLIFNIWEARKLDVNGFLGNLMFARVGDVASGIAGLTSPMSGDVDESNVSTAGKDESAVDSPQNLASGLLSIPLSNVERLKSTLSTISLTELIELLPQLGRPSRDHPDKKKLISVQDFFRYTESEGRRFFEELDRDGDGKVTLEDLEIAMRRRKLPRRYAKEFMRRARSHLFSKSFGWKQFLSLMEQKEPTILRAYTSLCLTKSGTLQKSEILASLDNAGLPANEENAIAMMRFLKADAEESISYGHFRNFMVLLPYERLQDDPRNIWFEAATVVAVAPPVALPAGDVLKSALAGGLASALSTSLLHPIDTIKTRVQASTLSFPEVIAKLPEIGVRGVYRGSIPAILGQFSSHGLRTGIFEASKLVLINFAPNLPEIQVQSIASFCSTLLGTAVRIPCEVLKQRLQAGMFNNVGEAIVGTWKQDGPRGFFRGTGATLCREVPLYVVGMGLYAESKKMVAQALGRELEAWETIAVGAVSGGIAAVVTTPFDVMKTRMMTATPGRPISMSMVVVSILRNEGPLGLFKGAVPRFFWVAPLGAMNFAGYELAKKAMQKNEEAMLADQLGQKKLC, encoded by the exons ATGGTGTCGAGTAATGATCCTATGGAGACTATATTCAATTCTATCCAAGTAGTTGTTAAAGATGCTCTTCTTCCGATTGAGCTCGGTGTTAAAAAGGCGGCAAGAGATATTGAAAACTGCTGGGTTACCAAAGAAAGGGATCTGGGTCTTGCTTTGAGATCATCTGGAAGAAacagtaagaagaagaaacggatTTGTGCTGCTACTCCTGAATTTGACGACATTGCTAATAATGTTCACTGTGTGGTTAgtgaagagaggaagaaaggtTTGTCTATCAAGATCCCTGTGAAGTCACTCTTTGCCATGTTTTCTCCCAATTTAGCCAGTCGTAGTAGAGGTGAGGTTGGGTTGAAGAAAGACAAGTCTTTGGAGAAAGATGATGATTCTTGTACCAATTGCTTCAAGTTTGCCATGACTTGGTCTTTGTTGGTTAGTGGCTTTGTTCATGCTTTTCCTATTCCTTTCAAGATTGGTAAAAAGAGGATTCACAAATTGGGGGATGATGATGAGAACAGTCTTTTGCATTCACGTAAACACTGCCTTAAATCAAAGGCTTCTACATTTGCAACTCGAAAAGCTGAAAAGGAAGGGAACCCTTTTTCTATTGAATGTGccatgtgttttgttgttgaaatgATGACTCAGAATCTCCAGAAGCTGGACCAGTTTTTACAGGACAGTTCAGAGAATGAATCTTGTTGTTCCAAGGAAGCTACTACTCGTAATGATAGTCCACTTATCTTTAACATTTGGGAGGCTAGAAAACTCGACGTTAATGGATTCCTCGGGAACCTGATGTTTGCCAGAGTTGGAGATGTGGCGTCAGGTATAGCTGGTCTGACATCTCCCATGAGTGGAGATGTTGATGAAAGTAATGTCAGTACTGCTGGTAAGGACGAAAGTGCGGTTGATTCTCCACAGAACCTTGCTAGTGGACTTCTCAGTATACCTTTGTCAAATGTAGAGCGTTTAAAATCCACGCTGTCCACGATTTCATTAACTGAGCTTATTGAGCTTTTACCGCAATTAGGACGACCTTCAAGAGACCACCCGGACAAGAAAAAACTTATTTCTGTTCAGGATTTTTTCAGATACACCGAGTCTGAAG GCAGGAGGTTCTTTGAAGAATTAGATAGAGATGGTGATGGTAAAGTTACTTTGGAAGACCTGGAAATTGCAATGAGGAGAAGAAAATTGCCAAGAAGGTACGCCAAGGAATTTATGCGACGAGCTAGGAGTCAT CTTTTCTCGAAATCGTTTGGTTGGAAGCAATTTTTGTCCTTGATGGAACAGAAGGAGCCGACCATCCTCCGTGCGTATACTTCTCTCTGTTTGACCAAGTCCGGTACTCTTCAGAAGAGTGAGATATTAGCATCACTAGATAACGCAGGACTTCCTGCTAATGAAGAAAATGCTATAGCCATGATGCGATTTTTGAAGGCTGATGCCGAGGAGTCTATATCATATGGACATTTCCGTAATTTCATGGTTTTGCTGCCATATGAGCGTTTACAAGATGATCCTCG GAACATCTGGTTTGAAGCTGCGACTGTTGTTGCTGTTGCACCCCCTGTGGCGTTACCTGCTGGAGATGTTCTAAAATCTGCATTAGCGGGAGGGCTTGCCTCTGCTCTCTCCACTTCTTTACTGCATCCGATTGACACAATCAAG ACACGTGTGCAAGCATCAACGTTATCATTTCCTGAAGTAATAGCAAAGCTTCCAGAGATTGGTGTACGGGGAGTATATAGGGGTTCTATTCCAGCAATTCTTGGACAATTTTCAAG CCATGGCCTACGGACAGGAATATTCGAAGCAAGCAAACTAGTGTTGATCAATTTTGCTCCCAATCTCCCAGAAATTCAG GTTCAATCGATTGCATCATTCTGCAGCACGCTATTAGGCACAGCTGTGCGGATTCCATGTGAGGTGCTGAAGCAACGGTTGCAGGCTGGCATGTTCAATAATGTTGGGGAAGCCATTGTAGGGACGTGGAAGCAAGATGGTCCAAGGGGCTTTTTCCGTGGGACAGGCGCAACTCTTTGCCGTGAAGTTCCACTATACGTTGTTGGCATGGGACTGTACGCAGAGTCCAAAAAG ATGGTGGCGCAAGCGCTGGGAAGAGAACTCGAGGCATGGGAAACAATAGCGGTTGGGGCGGTGTCAGGAGGTATAGCAGCAGTTGTAACAACCCCATTCGATGTGATGAAGACGAGAATGATGACTGCAACACCAGGGAGACCGATCTCAATGTCCATGGTTGTTGTCTCGATTCTGCGTAATGAAGGACCGCTTGGTTTGTTCAAAGGAGCAGTCCCGAGATTCTTCTGGGTGGCTCCTCTAGGTGCTATGAACTTTGCTGGCTACGAACTAGCCAAGAAAGCTATGCAGAAGAACGAGGAAGCTATGCTAGCGGATCAGCTTGGACAGAAGAAGCTTTGCTAA
- the LOC104792356 gene encoding mitochondrial substrate carrier family protein C isoform X2 has translation MVSSNDPMETIFNSIQVVVKDALLPIELGVKKAARDIENCWVTKERDLGLALRSSGRNSKKKKRICAATPEFDDIANNVHCVVSEERKKGLSIKIPVKSLFAMFSPNLASRSRGEVGLKKDKSLEKDDDSCTNCFKFAMTWSLLVSGFVHAFPIPFKIGKKRIHKLGDDDENSLLHSRKHCLKSKASTFATRKAEKEGNPFSIECAMCFVVEMMTQNLQKLDQFLQDSSENESCCSKEATTRNDSPLIFNIWEARKLDVNGFLGNLMFARVGDVASGIAGLTSPMSGDVDESNVSTAGKDESAVDSPQNLASGLLSIPLSNVERLKSTLSTISLTELIELLPQLGRPSRDHPDKKKLISVQDFFRYTESEGRRFFEELDRDGDGKVTLEDLEIAMRRRKLPRRYAKEFMRRARSHLFSKSFGWKQFLSLMEQKEPTILRAYTSLCLTKSGTLQKSEILASLDNAGLPANEENAIAMMRFLKADAEESISYGHFRNFMVLLPYERLQDDPRNIWFEAATVVAVAPPVALPAGDVLKSALAGGLASALSTSLLHPIDTIKTRVQASTLSFPEVIAKLPEIGVRGVYRGSIPAILGQFSSHGLRTGIFEASKLVLINFAPNLPEIQVQSIASFCSTLLGTAVRIPCEVLKQRLQAGMFNNVGEAIVGTWKQDGPRGFFRGTGATLCREVPLYVVGMGLYAESKKMVAQALGRELEAWETIAVGAVSGGIAAVVTTPFDVMKTRMMTATPGRPISMSMVVVSILRNEGPLGLFKGAVPRFFWVAPLGAMNFAGYELAKKAMQKNEEAMLADQLGQKKLC, from the exons ATGGTGTCGAGTAATGATCCTATGGAGACTATATTCAATTCTATCCAAGTAGTTGTTAAAGATGCTCTTCTTCCGATTGAGCTCGGTGTTAAAAAGGCGGCAAGAGATATTGAAAACTGCTGGGTTACCAAAGAAAGGGATCTGGGTCTTGCTTTGAGATCATCTGGAAGAAacagtaagaagaagaaacggatTTGTGCTGCTACTCCTGAATTTGACGACATTGCTAATAATGTTCACTGTGTGGTTAgtgaagagaggaagaaaggtTTGTCTATCAAGATCCCTGTGAAGTCACTCTTTGCCATGTTTTCTCCCAATTTAGCCAGTCGTAGTAGAGGTGAGGTTGGGTTGAAGAAAGACAAGTCTTTGGAGAAAGATGATGATTCTTGTACCAATTGCTTCAAGTTTGCCATGACTTGGTCTTTGTTGGTTAGTGGCTTTGTTCATGCTTTTCCTATTCCTTTCAAGATTGGTAAAAAGAGGATTCACAAATTGGGGGATGATGATGAGAACAGTCTTTTGCATTCACGTAAACACTGCCTTAAATCAAAGGCTTCTACATTTGCAACTCGAAAAGCTGAAAAGGAAGGGAACCCTTTTTCTATTGAATGTGccatgtgttttgttgttgaaatgATGACTCAGAATCTCCAGAAGCTGGACCAGTTTTTACAGGACAGTTCAGAGAATGAATCTTGTTGTTCCAAGGAAGCTACTACTCGTAATGATAGTCCACTTATCTTTAACATTTGGGAGGCTAGAAAACTCGACGTTAATGGATTCCTCGGGAACCTGATGTTTGCCAGAGTTGGAGATGTGGCGTCAGGTATAGCTGGTCTGACATCTCCCATGAGTGGAGATGTTGATGAAAGTAATGTCAGTACTGCTGGTAAGGACGAAAGTGCGGTTGATTCTCCACAGAACCTTGCTAGTGGACTTCTCAGTATACCTTTGTCAAATGTAGAGCGTTTAAAATCCACGCTGTCCACGATTTCATTAACTGAGCTTATTGAGCTTTTACCGCAATTAGGACGACCTTCAAGAGACCACCCGGACAAGAAAAAACTTATTTCTGTTCAGGATTTTTTCAGATACACCGAGTCTGAAG GCAGGAGGTTCTTTGAAGAATTAGATAGAGATGGTGATGGTAAAGTTACTTTGGAAGACCTGGAAATTGCAATGAGGAGAAGAAAATTGCCAAGAAGGTACGCCAAGGAATTTATGCGACGAGCTAGGAGTCATCTTTTCTCGAAATCGTTTGGTTGGAAGCAATTTTTGTCCTTGATGGAACAGAAGGAGCCGACCATCCTCCGTGCGTATACTTCTCTCTGTTTGACCAAGTCCGGTACTCTTCAGAAGAGTGAGATATTAGCATCACTAGATAACGCAGGACTTCCTGCTAATGAAGAAAATGCTATAGCCATGATGCGATTTTTGAAGGCTGATGCCGAGGAGTCTATATCATATGGACATTTCCGTAATTTCATGGTTTTGCTGCCATATGAGCGTTTACAAGATGATCCTCG GAACATCTGGTTTGAAGCTGCGACTGTTGTTGCTGTTGCACCCCCTGTGGCGTTACCTGCTGGAGATGTTCTAAAATCTGCATTAGCGGGAGGGCTTGCCTCTGCTCTCTCCACTTCTTTACTGCATCCGATTGACACAATCAAG ACACGTGTGCAAGCATCAACGTTATCATTTCCTGAAGTAATAGCAAAGCTTCCAGAGATTGGTGTACGGGGAGTATATAGGGGTTCTATTCCAGCAATTCTTGGACAATTTTCAAG CCATGGCCTACGGACAGGAATATTCGAAGCAAGCAAACTAGTGTTGATCAATTTTGCTCCCAATCTCCCAGAAATTCAG GTTCAATCGATTGCATCATTCTGCAGCACGCTATTAGGCACAGCTGTGCGGATTCCATGTGAGGTGCTGAAGCAACGGTTGCAGGCTGGCATGTTCAATAATGTTGGGGAAGCCATTGTAGGGACGTGGAAGCAAGATGGTCCAAGGGGCTTTTTCCGTGGGACAGGCGCAACTCTTTGCCGTGAAGTTCCACTATACGTTGTTGGCATGGGACTGTACGCAGAGTCCAAAAAG ATGGTGGCGCAAGCGCTGGGAAGAGAACTCGAGGCATGGGAAACAATAGCGGTTGGGGCGGTGTCAGGAGGTATAGCAGCAGTTGTAACAACCCCATTCGATGTGATGAAGACGAGAATGATGACTGCAACACCAGGGAGACCGATCTCAATGTCCATGGTTGTTGTCTCGATTCTGCGTAATGAAGGACCGCTTGGTTTGTTCAAAGGAGCAGTCCCGAGATTCTTCTGGGTGGCTCCTCTAGGTGCTATGAACTTTGCTGGCTACGAACTAGCCAAGAAAGCTATGCAGAAGAACGAGGAAGCTATGCTAGCGGATCAGCTTGGACAGAAGAAGCTTTGCTAA
- the LOC104699256 gene encoding ATP synthase subunit d, mitochondrial-like has product MSGAGKKVADVSSCIAYDSVEIPKYVDNVTPEYKPKFDALLVELKEAEQKSLKESERLEKEIIDVQEISKKLSTMTADEYFEKHPELKKKLDDEIRNEYWGY; this is encoded by the exons atgagcGGAGCCGGAAAGAAAGTGGCGGATGTG TCTTCGTGTATAGCTTATGACA GCGTTGAAATCCCCAAGTACGTGGACAATGTAACTCCTGAGTACAAGCCCAAGTTTGATGCTTTG TTGGTAGAACTGAAAGAAGCAGAGCAGAAATCCCTAAAGGAATCTGAGCGACTGGAGAAAGAAATCATTGATGTCCAAGAGATTAGC AAAAAGCTAAGCACAATGACGGCGGATGAGTATTTTGAGAAGCATCCAGAGCTGAAAAAGAAGTTAGATGATGAAATCCGCAACGAGTACTGGGGATACTGA
- the LOC104792359 gene encoding uncharacterized protein LOC104792359 isoform X1 codes for MAKSLVEVNLIPIEATSETFADYGQVIEVSRDGERFGPNDAQLDLSKGTPRFYLMTLNDAPLRFGSITHHANVTQCLGSIGGHVWYLGVAKPSIIKNDDDVGKGVDNKVKSKSGHWYVPPPVDEVRVFRISGPKYIKLNHGTWHAGPLFKDSSMDFYNLELTDTNVVDHTTHYFKKDDGVIFRFDHQEDTSSS; via the exons ATGGCGAAATCACTTGTGGAAGTGAATCTGATCCCGATCGAAGCTACTTCTGAGACCTTCGCAGACTATGGTCAAGTCATCGAAGTCTCTCGTGATGGTGAACGTTTCGGTCCAAACGATGCTCAATTGGATCTCTCCAAAGGAACCCCACG GTTCTATCTAATGACGCTCAATGATGCACCCTTGAGATTTGGCAGCATCACTCATCACGCAAACGTGACACAGTGTCTAGGATCAATAGGTGGTCACGTTTGGTATCTTGGAGTCGCTAAGCCGTCTATTATCAAAAACGATGATGATGTTGGAAAGGGAGTAGATAATAAAGTCAAATCAAAGTCTG GTCATTGGTACGTTCCTCCTCCTGTTGACGAGGTGCGCGTCTTCAGAATCTCGGGACCAAAGTATATCAAACTCAACCATGGTACTTGGCATGCTGGACCACTCTTCAAAGACAGTTCCATGGACTTTTACAACTTAGAGCTCACCGACACAAAT GTGGTGGATCACACGACACATTATTTCAAGAAGGATGATGGAGTCATCTTCCGATTTGATCACCAAGAGGATACATCTTCTTCCTAG
- the LOC104792359 gene encoding uncharacterized protein LOC104792359 isoform X2, with translation MAKSLVEVNLIPIEATSETFADYGQVIEVSRDGERFGPNDAQLDLSKGTPRFYLMTLNDAPLRFGSITHHANVTQCLGSIGGHVWYLGVAKPSIIKNDDDVGKGVDNKVKSKSGHWYVPPPVDEVRVFRISGPKYIKLNHGTWHAGPLFKDSSMDFYNLELTDTNVVDHTTHYFKKDDGVIFRFDHQEDTSSS, from the exons ATGGCGAAATCACTTGTGGAAGTGAATCTGATCCCGATCGAAGCTACTTCTGAGACCTTCGCAGACTATGGTCAAGTCATCGAAGTCTCTCGTGATGGTGAACGTTTCGGTCCAAACGATGCTCAATTGGATCTCTCCAAAGGAACCCCACG GTTCTATCTAATGACGCTCAATGATGCACCCTTGAGATTTGGCAGCATCACTCATCACGCAAACGTGACACAGTGTCTAGGATCAATAGGTGGTCACGTTTGGTATCTTGGAGTCGCTAAGCCGTCTATTATCAAAAACGATGATGATGTTGGAAAGGGAGTAGATAATAAAGTCAAATCAAAGTCTGGTCATTGGTACGTTCCTCCTCCTGTTGACGAGGTGCGCGTCTTCAGAATCTCGGGACCGAAGTATATCAAACTCAACCATGGTACTTGGCATGCTGGACCACTCTTCAAAGACAGTTCCATGGACTTTTACAACTTAGAGCTCACCGACACAAAT GTGGTGGATCACACGACACATTATTTCAAGAAGGATGATGGAGTCATCTTCCGATTTGATCACCAAGAGGATACATCTTCTTCCTAG
- the LOC104699257 gene encoding uncharacterized protein LOC104699257, with the protein NDAQLDLSKGTPRFYLMTLNDAPLRFGSITHHANVTQCLGSIGGHVWYLGVAKPSIIKNDDDVGKGVDNKVKSKSGHWYVPPPVDEVRVFRISGPKYIKLNHGTWHAGPLFKDSSMDFYNLELTDTNVVDHTTHYFKKDDGVIFRFDHQEDTSSS; encoded by the exons AACGATGCTCAATTGGATCTCTCCAAAGGAACCCCACG GTTCTATCTAATGACGCTCAATGATGCACCCTTGAGATTTGGCAGCATCACTCATCACGCAAACGTGACACAGTGTCTAGGATCAATAGGTGGTCACGTTTGGTATCTTGGAGTCGCTAAGCCGTCTATTATCAAAAACGATGATGATGTTGGAAAGGGAGTAGATAATAAAGTCAAATCAAAGTCTGGTCATTGGTACGTTCCTCCTCCTGTTGACGAGGTGCGCGTCTTCAGAATCTCGGGACCGAAGTATATCAAACTCAACCATGGTACTTGGCATGCTGGACCACTCTTCAAAGACAGTTCCATGGACTTTTACAACTTAGAGCTCACCGACACAAAT GTGGTGGATCACACGACACATTATTTCAAGAAGGATGATGGAGTCATCTTCCGATTTGATCACCAAGAGGATACATCTTCTTCCTAG
- the LOC104792360 gene encoding probable sucrose-phosphatase 2 has translation MERLTSPPRLMIVSDLDHTMVDHHDPENLSLLRFNSLWEHAYRHDSFLVFSTGRSPTLYKELRKEKPLLTPDITIMSVGTEITYGNSMVPDHGWVDTLNNKWDLGIVKEEASKFSELKLQAETEQRPHKVSFYVDKSKAQEVTKELSQRFEKRGLDVKIIYSGGMDLDILPQGAGKGQALAYLLKKLKTEGKLPVNTLACGDSGNDAELFSIPDVYGVMVSNAQEELLKWHAENAKDNPKVIHAKERCAGGIIEAIGHFKLGPNLSPRDVSDFLECKTENVNPGHEVVKFFLFYERWRRGEVDNCDAYTASLKASCHPSGVFVHPSGAEKSLRDTIDELRKYYGDKQGKKFRVWADQVLATDTTPGTWIVKLDKWEQSGEERRCCTTTIKFTSKEGEGLVWEHVQQTWSKESEVKDDSTWII, from the exons ATGGAGCGGCTAACATCACCACCTCGTCTCATGATTGTATCGGATCTTGATCATACTATG GTGGATCATCATGATCCTGAGAATCTCTCTCTATTGAGATTCAATTCATTGTGGGAACACGCTTATCGCCATGACtcgtttcttgttttctcaaCGGGGAGATCACCAACTTTGTATAAAGAGCTTCGAAAGGAGAAACCTTTGTTGACTCCTGatattacaattatgtctgTTGGAACTGAGATTACTTATGGTAACTCTATGGTTCCTGATCATGGTTGGGTTGATACTTTGAACAATAAATGGGATTTGGGTATTGTTAAAGAAGAAGCTAGCAAGTTTTCTGAGTTGAAGCTTCAG GCTGAAACTGAGCAGAGGCCACACAAGGTTAGCTTTTATGTTGATAAGAGTAAGGCTCAGGAAGTTACTAAGGAGCTTTCACAACGGTTTGAGAAACGTGGG TTGGATGTCAAAATTATTTACAGTGGAGGCATGGATTTGGATATTTTACCACAAGGTGCTGGAAAGGGACAAGCGCTTGCGTATCTGCTCAAGAAGCTGAAGACTGAAGGAAAGCTCCCTGTTAATACTCTTGCTTGTGGCGACTCAGGAAACGATGCTGAACTGTTTAGCATTCCTGATGTTTATGGCGTCatg GTAAGCAATGCTCAAGAAGAGCTGTTGAAGTGGCATGCTGAAAATGCAAAAGACAACCCAAAGGTGATCCATGCAAAGGAGAGGTGTGCAGGTGGGATTATAGAAGCCATTGGTCACTTCAAGCTTGGTCCAAACCTCTCTCCAAGGGATGTCTCTGACTTCTTAGAGTGCAAGACGGAGAATGTGAACCCTGGTCACGAGGTTGTGAAGTTCTTTTTGTTCTATGAGAGATGGAGACGGGGTGAGGTTGACAACTGTGACGCATACACTGCTAGCCTCAAAGCTTCATGT CACCCCAGTGGTGTGTTTGTCCATCCATCTGGTGCTGAAAAATCTCTGAGAGATACAATTGATGAGTTGCGCAAGTACTACGGAGACAAACAAGGGAAGAAGTTTCGGGTTTGGGCAGATCAAGTCCTTGCAACAGATACTACTCCTGGGACATGGATAGTAAAGCTTGATAAATGGGAGCAAAGTG GTGAAGAACGCAGATGCTGCACAACCACTATCAAATTCACCTCAAAG GAAGGAGAAGGGCTGGTGTGGGAACATGTACAGCAAACATGGTCGAAAGAATCAGAGGTGAAGGATGATAGCACCTGGATCATCTGA
- the LOC109133423 gene encoding uncharacterized protein LOC109133423 gives MESSIGFMTVFAVSGSVVLLAAQLHKRLLSDYMGKLEPQHPSKESKKKKKKVSFAEDMVEPSGNNEEYRRSFRKSKLEDHESRISRNPIKESSSITSQHSTH, from the coding sequence ATGGAAAGCTCAATTGGGTTCATGACAGTCTTTGCTGTCTCCGGAAGCGTGGTGCTCCTTGCTGCTCAGCTTCACAAGCGTCTCCTCTCTGATTACATGGGCAAGCTCGAACCTCAACATCCTAGTAAGGaaagcaagaaaaagaagaagaaagtgagttTTGCAGAAGATATGGTGGAACCATCAGGGAACAACGAAGAGTATCGCCGGAGTTTTCGCAAATCAAAGTTGGAGGATCATGAAAGCAGAATAAGCAGGAATCCCATAAAAGAGTCAAGTTCTATAACAAGTCAACATTCAACACactag
- the LOC104792361 gene encoding fasciclin-like arabinogalactan protein 16 has protein sequence MDSSYGVKKLLLLLLLAVSIASALPDNKPVSGQINSNSVLVALLDSHYTELAELVEKALLLQTLEEAVGKHNITIFAPRNDALERNLDPLFKSFLLEPRNLKSLQSLLMFHILPKRITSPQWPSLSHHHRTLSNDHLHLTVDVNTLKVDSAELVRPDDVIRPDGIIHGIERLLIPRSVQEDFNRRRSLRSISAVIPEGAPEVDPRTHRLKKPAPAVPAGAPPVLPIYDAMSPGPSLAPAPAPGPGGPRGHFNGEAQVKDFIHTLLHYGGYNEMADILVNLTSLATEMGRLVSEGYVLTVLAPNDEAMAKLTTDQLSEPGAPEQIMYYHIIPEYQTEESMYNAVRRFGKVKYDSLRFPHKVLAQEADGSVKFGHGEGSAYLFDPDIYTDGRISVQGIDGVLFPAEETPATEIKPAAPVVKKVAKSRRGKLMEVACRMMGSRFIPCQ, from the exons ATGGATTCCTCCTATGGCGTCAAAAagctccttctcctcctcctcttagcCGTCTCCATTGCCTCCGCATTACCCGATAACAAACCCGTATCAGGTCAAATAAACTCAAACTCAGTCCTCGTTGCTCTTCTTGACTCTCACTACACAGAGCTAGCGGAATTAGTCGAAAAAGCCCTCCTTCTCCAAACCCTCGAAGAAGCAGTAGGCAAACACAACATCACAATCTTCGCACCACGCAACGACGCCTTGGAACGGAACCTAGACCCACTCTTCAAATCTTTCTTGCTCGAACCAAGAAATCTCAAATCTTTACAGTCTTTATTAATGTTCCACATTCTCCCTAAACGAATCACTTCTCCTCAATGgccttctctctctcaccaccACCGTACTCTCTCCAACGACCATCTCCACCTCACCGTCGACGTCAACACTTTAAAAGTCGACTCGGCAGAGCTCGTCCGTCCTGATGACGTCATCAGACCCGATGGTATCATCCACGGTATCGAACGTCTTCTCATCCCTCGCTCTGTTCAAGAAGATTTCAACCGCCGTCGTAGTCTCCGCTCAATCTCCGCCGTCATACCAGAAGGAGCTCCTGAGGTTGACCCAAGAACCCACCGTCTCAAGAAACCAGCCCCCGCCGTCCCAGCCGGAGCTCCTCCGGTTCTTCCAATCTACGACGCTATGTCACCAGGCCCTTCCCTAGCTCCGGCTCCAGCTCCCGGACCCGGTGGTCCACGTGGACACTTCAACGGCGAGGCTCAAGTCAAAGATTTCATCCACACTCTCTTGCATTACGGTGGATACAACGAGATGGCTGACATACTCGTCAATTTAACTTCTTTAGCAACAGAGATGGGTCGACTCGTGTCAGAAGGCTACGTTTTAACCGTTCTTGCTCCTAACGACGAAGCCATGGCTAAGCTCACAACCGACCAGCTAAGCGAGCCAGGTGCTCCTGAACAGATTATGTATTACCACATCATACCTGAGTATCAAACAGAGGAGAGTATGTACAACGCTGTTCGGAGATTTGGGAAAGTGAAGTACGACTCTTTGAGATTCCCACATAAAGTGTTGGCTCAAGAAGCTGATGGATCTGTCAAATTCGGACACGGTGAAGGCTCTGCTTACTTGTTCGATCCTGATATTTACACCGACGGTCGGATTTCGGTTCAGGGTATCGACGGAGTCTTGTTTCCCGCGGAGGAAACTCCGGCGACGGAGATTAAACCCGCTGCTCCGGTCGTTAAAAAAGTTGCTAAATCAAGAAgag GTAAATTGATGGAGGTAGCTTGTAGAATGATGGGTTCACGGTTTATTCCGTGTCAgtaa